In Ctenopharyngodon idella isolate HZGC_01 chromosome 1, HZGC01, whole genome shotgun sequence, a single genomic region encodes these proteins:
- the zgc:112980 gene encoding uncharacterized protein zgc:112980 isoform X3, with protein MTEVVTCAAGILALLTGTIYFGIWKSIKSLTSRISFFSSFAKREDFLQQKTQHNIPIIILSDEDDDEGDSLMSHNDSSVLIVENERNEADISKHIEELDEDLAITYSQTATVLPHARYDCTLAFWRAEQDVSGPLQNNAKHCDQCFCYICDKLASTCEFWTIPGICHCNAHKHSVYWKALRDKSLMGYLHELNFTFDPLDMDADLRRAETSLHKFAGSLAMKYATFLLGFENSSRQKNCRCSCHHNNNSTIQSQAIGCKGCHKHHLKILEYDYTVVSQHIKMFLNEAKKENPKASVVMLLGAIKLFVTHTVPGNIHAANTVFETVSMLLWRFMTKVWTLLVDFDFSSTFIKQLDFFFQRLPLPSTCTLPKSLSVLPWDDPLLSSVMKGQNITGERQVKGRKLQVLYEPLSVIQARVCKLQQQNKYRELARYLKVVKSTNNPTLQRMRDLVPLYLCKVGDYSGAVHTMLSPMLGVSCPASRLTPLQFRAYLRIFTSVQAPDIAQEECDPGNGHMIIPDPLLSTKWTPIEGSNSFKKMEVLKFALRVLDCNGAVFADVVRNLGVSAWHCQFQFYYSRWSFHWCILSRA; from the exons tcttttgcaaAGAGAGAAGACTTTCTACAACAGAA GACGCAGCACAACATACCTATAATCATTTTGAgcgatgaagatgatgatgaaggtGACTCCTTGATGTCCCACAACGATTCCTCTGTGCTCATCGTTGAAAATGAGAGGAACGAAGCAG ATATATCCAAACATATTGAGGAGCTGGATGAGGACTTGGCCATCACATACTCCCAAACTGCAACAGTGCTTCCACATGCTAGATACGACTGCACCCTGGCTTTCTG GCGAGCAGAGCAGGACGTCTCAGGACCTCTACAAAATAATGCAAAGCACTGCGATCAGTGTTTTTGCTACATCTGTGACAAACTGGCCTCCACG TGTGAGTTTTGGACTATCCCTGGCATTTGCCACTGTAATGCCCATAAGCACAGCGTCTACTGGAAGGCCCTCCGTGATAAGAGCCTGATGGGATATCTGCATGAGCTGAACTTCACCTTTGACCCACTGGATATGGATGCAGACCTACGACGTGCAG aGACTTCATTGCACAAATTTGCTGGTAGTTTGGCAATGAAATATGCAACTTTCTTGTTGGGGTTTGAGAATTCCAGCCGTCAAAAAAACTGTCGGTGCAGCTGTCACCACAACAATAACAGCACTATACAGAGTCAAGCCATCGGATGTAAAGGATGCCATAAACATCACTTAAAGATACTGGAGTACGA ttacaCTGTTGTGAGTCAGCatatcaaaatgtttttgaatgaagcaAAGAAAGAGAATCCAAAGGCTTCTGTTGTGATGCTATTAGGGGCTATCAAGCTTTTCGTCACCCACACTGTTCCTGG AAATATACATGCTGCTAACACTGTATTTGAAACTGTGTCAATGCTCCTGTGGAG ATTTATGACGAAGGTGTGGACGCTTTTAGTTGACTTTGATTTTTCCAGCACTTTTATAAAGCAACTGGATTTTTTCTTCCAGAGGCTTCCTCTGCCTTCAACCTGCACACTGCCAAAAAG TCTGAGTGTGCTACCTTGGGATGATCCCTTGCTCTCTAGTGTGATGAAAGGTCAGAACATCACTGGAGAGAGGCAGGTCAAAGGTCGAAAGCTTCAAGTCTTGTATGAACCTCTGAGTGTAATTCAAGCGAGAGTCTGTAAActtcaacaacaaaacaa GTACCGTGAACTGGCTCGCTATCTgaaagttgtcaaaagtaccaataATCCCAC GCTGCAGAGAATGAGAGACTTGGTTCCCCTCTACCTGTGCAAG gtTGGCGACTACAGTGGTGCGGTCCACACAATGTTATCGCCGATGCTCGGTGTCTCTTGCCCGGCCTCCCGACTCACACCTCTACAATTCAGAGCTTACCTCAGAATTTTTACATCAGTCCAAGCCCCTGATATAGCACAAGAAGAATGTGATCCAGGAAATGGCCATATGATCATACCTGATCCTTTACTGAGCACCAAGTGGACACCCATCGAAG GTTCAAATTCGTTCAAGAAGATGGAGGTATTGAAGTTTGCACTGAGGGTTCTGGACTGTAACGGTGCTGTTTTTGCAGATGTAG TCAGAAACCTGGGTGTATCTGCTTGGCATTGTCAGTTCCAGTTTTATTACTCCAGATGGTCTTTTCATTGGTGCATTCTATCCCGAGCCTGA